The nucleotide sequence GCGAAAAGTATTGCGAACAAGGGAGACCCATCGGTACGGCATAGCGTAAGCGAATGGAGATACCTGTTATATATTGAGGAACATGAGTACAAGCAGTACAAAGACATGAGGAAGTACGTTTTTGAGATCGCGCAGAGGGAACTGGATGAAAAGACTGACATTCACCTTGAATACCGGGAAGAGAAGGCCGGGAAGAGGATAAACTGGCTATGGATGGAAGTTCACAAGATCGAGAACGAGGAACAGCGTCAGGCATGGATTCGCCAGACGAAATTCAATCAATTACCGAAGAAGGTACGCGATAAACTTCTCGCGGAAGCGGGAGCGACCGAAGGGCATAAAATCAACGACGTGGCCGCGAATGTTACGGCAAAGCAAAAAGCGATCGCGGGAGCCGAGGAAGCCGGATTATTCGATAAAAAGCCGCCGGCGATAACGGAAGCACCGCAAGAAAATCAGGACGATGAGGATTAATTAGACCTACCAATCCAATAAATCATCCTATTCCGTCTATGAATAGGAGGAACACATGAAGAACAATTTGGTATCTACCCTCAAAGATGCGATCAAGGATACCGTATCGAAAACCTCGACAAAACTGATGAAGGCAATCGAGGCGAAAGGTATCAAGGTCATGGATAGCGTTAAGGTGAAGGATATCTATGATATCCAAGAAGAAATTCTGAAATCACTCGG is from Brevinematales bacterium and encodes:
- a CDS encoding replication initiation protein, which encodes MTRKDPRKYLIRQSNTLSFSRHNLNAVEKRIVYLLVSRLKPDDKAFQEYEFTVQELLKGIDLGHNNHQYLKSTTESLIGKVYLLPYEGGLLQISPISSAIYNEDNTIVKFSFDPKMKAHYIELKNNYTQFQLEIVLGLKSVYSQKLYEMAKSIANKGDPSVRHSVSEWRYLLYIEEHEYKQYKDMRKYVFEIAQRELDEKTDIHLEYREEKAGKRINWLWMEVHKIENEEQRQAWIRQTKFNQLPKKVRDKLLAEAGATEGHKINDVAANVTAKQKAIAGAEEAGLFDKKPPAITEAPQENQDDED